Part of the Musa acuminata AAA Group cultivar baxijiao chromosome BXJ2-7, Cavendish_Baxijiao_AAA, whole genome shotgun sequence genome is shown below.
TAAAATTGGTCATATAAGCGATCGTTATATCGAATCGATTATGCCGATAGCTATTATGCTAGGTCGATTACATTTACCATCATCATGTTAGATATGCCATGTCAACCATTGTTATCTTAGACTAGTCATATCTGAGGGCGATAATAGCGATGAAACAGCGGGTTAACATCAGTTACGCCCGGATGACGCCTTGCGTCTCGGTTGACCTGGCACTTGAGGCAGATCAAGACGACGACCGGAGCATGCCACGTCCTACGCAAGACCAGTCCTTTATGCCACGCCAACACCGgtgtcagacgttaccaggagtacgatcctaCTCCATACAAGCGGGTACATCAGGCAATAGTAAGCTTccttataaaaaccctcgcgttcgGCTCGAGGGGAGGAGATTGGGGGGAAGAGGGAAAAACAAAGACAAAAAACCTCCTGTGACTATccattgacttgatcgtcggaggggtcaggtTGAGCTtcctgacccgacctgtgtgcagggacgaagacggagcGCCTCCCACTGCGTTTCTGGGCGAGGAGTTTCCAACCAGAGGGGACGGTTGTCCTGTCGGGATCGAACCACCGCAGTCGACCACCTCAGCGATCTCCGGGGTCGTCCAGGAAGATCCtcaatcattcggacccgaacccgaCCATGTTGGTcgagaggccacggcttaaagttgttgacACCAACAATATCAATGATTATTGAGCTAAATGATCAAGTGAATGACCTTTGTGTTGAATTTATCGAGAAGCATcaactataaataatatattattttttctttccttATCTTTTCGATGGATCATTCTATTTCAAACTCTCTAAAAACTTAGGCATCGGAGAACCAATATATTGTTTGGTGGTACTAATTGCCACATATGTCCATCAGGTAGTTCAAAATAGTCAAGATTGATTAGGCAACAATCATCAGTTTACCTATCTATAAATTTAGCCCTTCTTAAATAAATCTATATAACAAATTTGAGGATAATTTTCCAAACCAAAACTATATAATACATAGAGCGCATTCTAATCAACTATGATGATCGGGGTAGGTACGCACATCCATCAATTAAATTCAAACCTTAGCACGGTGACACGAGTCCAGCCGTGGGAAAGCAACCCTTTTATTTCTCTATCATCTTCTTCTAGAAATGGCTGAGATCTAAGCTGATCGTGCATGGATTGTGATCTAGAGAAGATGAGATGAGTCATGATCGTTTACCTTACGTGTCAGATTTTGATTGAGAGATTCTTTTTCGCCACATCACCTACAAGCCACCGTGGATGCTGCCCAACACGTCTTTGCAGTTCTAAATCCGTGGCAAATGTTGCGGCTTGCGGGTGACACGGCTCTGTTCACGAACCCAGACACGACGAGTCGGTGACCGAGAAGCTTCGCCGATGTCTCCCAGCCTCTTTGCGCGTCACCCAAACGTGAGCCTCACTCTCTTTTGGTCGTTGCCAACCCGACACCGAGCCGGAGACAAAAAACGCGTTACTGCGGCCCCGAGACCGCAACAGTGTCCGCACGTGAACCGCACCGTGAAGCCGGTGGGTTTCACACCACCACCGGGGCTGCCGTCACCGACCGTCTGATGTTTTCCTCGCCTCGAACTTACCGTCTGCGGCCCCGCCGTCAACCCTCCCACCACCGAGACGGGGGGATCTGACGCCCACACGTCGTCAGCAGCGCGCCGGGTCAGCGCCCGGTCTCCCACGTGCTGAGGGCTGGTCAAATGCCGGTGCTCCACAACTGGCACGCGTCCGACGAGCCATGGAATTTGACATCGGTATCCCCCACCACGAGCTCCTCGTGATCGTGGACGAGTCCTCGTCGCCTGCGTAAAACGCCAGCCAAATTATTGCGAAGGGAAGCGATGGATCGAAGCTTATTTATATGCATAGTATGAAGGGAGCAACGGAAGAgtcttcctctttctctctctcggaCCAACCTCGTCTCCTCTTCGTTTACCACGTCTCTGGCGCACTGTCCATGGCTGGAGATCAGGGGAGGGAGCATTACCACTTCCTGTTACATGACGAGTTGTCGGCGCTCTTCTCCCAGAAGCCACCGGGCGGCGCAGCAGACCCTGGTCCACGCGGCTTCCACCTGCAGGCAGTGTCACCGCTCCTGAGCTTCACCGACTTGTTGCATGGCCCGGCTATGGACTACGACTCGCTAGGTAGAGATTTGGGTTTGTCATGTTCGGCGCCGTCAGGTGTGGTTGGTTCCGGTGGGACGGCGTCGCGTGAGCTGATGACTGGTGGTAACGACAATGCTCGTTACGGGTGCGGTGGAGGTGCGACCCCGCTGACACCGAATTCTTCGGTCTCTTCATCGTCCACTGAGGCAGCAGGCGAAGAGGACGGAGAACGGTGTAAGAAGGATCAGCTGAagcaggaggatgaggaggaggaggaggagcaacaAGCCAAGGATGATGATGACGGGGGCGATACGTCTAAGAAAGTGTGAGTTCTCATGAAAACTGAAAAGTCTCCTCTTGCCTTTTCCTGCTTTTCACTTTCTGCTCTGCCTAAAGGTTTGATTGTGTTGGACGATGGCAACTTCAATCGTAGATGGGGTTTGGTTTCGCTTTGGGATTTTTTCTCTCACTTGTGTGATCTCGACCTCTATGTTTCGACACATTAAGCTTTTTGACTCGAGCCAGCCTTAAGGTCTTGCCTGTTTCTGTTCTTCGATCCCAAAGTCTTTCCCTTGAGGTCTTTAGCTTTCGGGGCGCAGCCGGGGATCATCAATGCATGAACATCCAACTATATTCCGACACCGTAGCAGCTGAATCATTCGCTTCCTACGGTCTGATCGCTTGAAACTGGATGCAACAGGAATAAAACcaagaagaaaggagagaaaaggcAAAGGCAGCCCCGTTTCGCCTTCGTGACCAAAAGCGAGGTTGATCATCTCGACGATGGCTACCGGTGGAGGAAATATGGCCAGAAAGCAGTCAAGAACAGCCCTTATCCAAGGTAAGTCAAACCGTAAGCATGAGAGCTCGTGACATGTTTGGTCGCATCCTTACCGCCGAACCAACATATCTGTACAGAAGCTACTATCGTTGCACGACTCAGAAGTGCCCGGTGAAGAAGAGGGTGGAGAGGTCCCATCAAGATCCCACGATCGTGATTACCACCTACGAAGGCAAACACAATCATCAGAACCCTGCAACAGCTCGAGGGAGCACACACCTGATAGCATCTCTTCCCATGATGTCGACCAGCTTCTGCCAGGAGCTCATGATGCACCAAATCCCGCAACTTAACAGCATCGACACCCAGCAAGGGAACACGAACCCTAATGTGTTCCTCGCGAGCCTACTGCCTTCGCTCCAGCAGTCTCACTTCCCCGACTACGGTCTCCTGCAGGACATCGTTCCTTCCTTGGTCGACGGCAGCCAACCATGACATGGCTTCGTCGCATGCTGTTTCTTGTTCTGTGGTCTCAACTTTTTGTCGTACATGAAGTGCGTTGAGATGTTCGGGTTGAGAGTAACTTTCATGCATGTGAAATGAAGTCCTCATGCACCAGTAGAATCCCTCCGTGAAAGGAACGCCTATCTAATTTTGAGGTTATAGCTTCATCTTCAAGGCTTCTGACAGAAGGCATTTTATGCTATTCGACGACGTCTGCCTCAAGGATGGCAACCACAAGCCTAAAGACGATCCGGTCAGTGGTCTCCACGACAGGACAAGTCAAGAGCTCCCTGGGAAACAAATGGCCTTTGTAGTGACACTTGGAAAGATTGTACTTTCTCCAAAAACTAAAAATCCATTTGATTCTAATTAGTTTTTGTGACCATGCAGATGCAATTTCTTGAAGGTTTTTGCAAGTGCAAGGATTAGCAGTACTCTGTCTCTTCCACTTAAAATCGTTTCCACATCATATTCTGAGTTTCATATGTTACAGAATCCCAAATAGAGTCAGTCTGACCATAGTTTTCTTGGCTATCACTGTAAAAGCCACCATTCTTACTACTTACCATGAAGTACAAGTCTTTTTTTATCTCAAGAACTGATGAAAGCCAAACAGGCATCCCTCTTTTCCATTTTCTCAAGTAGCACTAACATGAGAAGGGGATGCCCATAATTTACTCAGATAGATGACAATGGAAGGAAGACAGGCAATTATTTCAGCAGTTGAAGCAGTGCAAACCATGGACAAGGCTGCTTTCTCTAGACTGTTATTGGGATGCTGAACAACACTAGAGGGACTGTTGACAGAGAGTGGAAATGTTCATGAGTGTAGTGTTGTGTTGGGTGACTAGGTACCACTTTGGAATCAGCACAGTGTTGGG
Proteins encoded:
- the LOC103992816 gene encoding WRKY transcription factor 71, with amino-acid sequence MHSMKGATEESSSFSLSDQPRLLFVYHVSGALSMAGDQGREHYHFLLHDELSALFSQKPPGGAADPGPRGFHLQAVSPLLSFTDLLHGPAMDYDSLGRDLGLSCSAPSGVVGSGGTASRELMTGGNDNARYGCGGGATPLTPNSSVSSSSTEAAGEEDGERCKKDQLKQEDEEEEEEQQAKDDDDGGDTSKKVNKTKKKGEKRQRQPRFAFVTKSEVDHLDDGYRWRKYGQKAVKNSPYPRSYYRCTTQKCPVKKRVERSHQDPTIVITTYEGKHNHQNPATARGSTHLIASLPMMSTSFCQELMMHQIPQLNSIDTQQGNTNPNVFLASLLPSLQQSHFPDYGLLQDIVPSLVDGSQP